In one window of Verrucomicrobiota bacterium DNA:
- a CDS encoding type II toxin-antitoxin system HicA family toxin: protein MAKFPVDAPLERVLRTLAALGFEVVRRGNHVALSRLEADGSRTPLTLPHHRTIKGSTLRTALTQTGISREEFLRAWERS from the coding sequence ATGGCCAAGTTCCCAGTAGACGCTCCTCTTGAGCGGGTGTTGCGCACGCTGGCCGCGCTCGGTTTCGAAGTCGTACGTCGTGGCAATCACGTCGCGCTTAGTCGGCTCGAAGCCGATGGGAGCCGCACACCGCTCACCCTTCCCCATCACCGTACCATCAAGGGCTCGACGTTACGAACCGCCCTGACCCAGACCGGTATCTCGCGAGAAGAATTCCTGAGGGCTTGGGAGCGCTCATAG
- a CDS encoding type II toxin-antitoxin system HicB family antitoxin, whose amino-acid sequence MPSHLKLVIEKHPDGFVAYPLGLGRGAILGQGDTYEAALADVRSAIAFHVETFGPESLAPAEDGPILEAFVTEVAVPG is encoded by the coding sequence ATGCCGTCACACCTGAAGCTGGTGATCGAGAAACACCCCGATGGCTTTGTGGCCTACCCTTTAGGGCTCGGGCGCGGGGCGATCCTCGGCCAAGGCGATACTTACGAAGCGGCGCTGGCAGACGTGCGCTCCGCCATCGCGTTTCATGTCGAGACGTTCGGGCCAGAATCGCTTGCCCCGGCTGAGGATGGCCCAATCCTCGAAGCGTTCGTCACCGAAGTGGCCGTCCCTGGTTGA
- a CDS encoding IS66 family transposase, with amino-acid sequence MMLEERGYKGNQSRKPSGPEPRTPRSHSSAMTDCARSPRRFCDLMIITAELFEAFFHCRTKCYLRSLGEVGSGNAYADWIQTQNESCQREGRNRLMAATATGECIVGWPITTDLKTAKWRIAFRCVLRSHEVESSLHALERVPSKGRGQPTQFVPVRFARTSKVTRLDRLLVAFDGFVLSKLIGREICFGKLMYNDSRSSLTVKTSALANEVKMLSEEISATLSRHSPPELILNHHCIECEYRTRCRQAATEKEELSLLPSMTEKERAKLHRKGIFSITQLSYTFRPRRRSKRLFDKRPKYSHALKALAIREGKIYIVETPELSIQNTPVYLDVEGLPDRDFYYLIGVRFKTAQGFVQHSLWADDADAEKKIWTDFLQILSGIPDPVLIHYGHYESTFLSRMRERYGGPPKSSASAKAINAAVNLVSIIFARVYFPTYSNGLKDIASTLGARWRVPDASGLQAIVQRYRWEHEHLPALKDQLIAYNEDDCTALSVLADHLTTLVHESKTRTDVDFADAPKQTATECGAELHRAFEGLLRSAHWNYSQKKLRFRDAQTGTRVRSRQIGRRISRKGKLSKAKGRLVSVPRKRKCPEHPAQALRPSKRVATRSLLDLVLTKSGFRKVVMRYVGRRAYCPLCHKAYLPPALERSRNQIYGRGLQAWAAYQRVALRLSYRLIAKATQDFFHERIEPGVIETLVNQCSDRYAPAEALLLRQLLQSPVIHVDETKMSILGVHQFVWVITDGSRVIFRLTETRETDFLKQLLAGFSGTLVSDFYCGYDSLPWRQQKCLVHLIRDLNDDLWKNPFDVEYEQFVSAVRDLLGPMLEDVQRFGLKAIHLRKHQKQVERFYKQRIGEGSGYHELTAKYQKRFERYRNSLFCFLDDDGIPWNNNAAERALRHLAVQRKISGAFSEQGARRYLRMLAIAQTCRFQNKSFLNFLWSGRADVDKYEDGPMEGRGPQWPRSV; translated from the coding sequence TTGATGCTGGAAGAACGAGGTTATAAAGGTAACCAGTCTCGAAAACCTTCAGGGCCAGAGCCAAGAACCCCTCGATCGCACTCCAGCGCGATGACAGATTGCGCCCGCTCGCCGCGTCGCTTTTGTGACCTCATGATAATCACTGCCGAACTCTTCGAAGCCTTTTTCCATTGCCGTACCAAATGCTATTTGCGATCCCTCGGCGAAGTCGGGTCCGGAAATGCTTACGCCGACTGGATCCAGACTCAGAACGAATCCTGCCAACGCGAGGGTCGCAACCGCCTCATGGCAGCAACTGCGACAGGGGAATGCATCGTTGGATGGCCCATCACGACTGACCTTAAGACGGCCAAATGGCGAATTGCATTCAGATGCGTTCTTCGCAGCCACGAGGTTGAATCCAGCCTGCACGCGCTCGAGCGTGTCCCGTCAAAAGGTCGTGGCCAGCCCACGCAGTTCGTCCCTGTTCGGTTTGCCCGTACGAGCAAAGTTACTCGCCTTGATAGATTGTTGGTGGCGTTCGATGGATTTGTACTCTCGAAGCTCATCGGCCGTGAGATCTGCTTCGGCAAGCTCATGTATAATGACAGCCGATCCTCGCTGACAGTTAAAACCTCCGCATTGGCGAACGAGGTAAAAATGCTTTCCGAGGAGATTTCCGCCACGCTTTCCCGTCATTCGCCACCGGAGCTGATTCTCAATCATCATTGTATCGAGTGCGAGTATCGAACCAGGTGTCGGCAGGCGGCCACTGAGAAAGAGGAGCTCAGTTTGCTGCCCAGCATGACAGAGAAAGAACGGGCAAAATTGCACAGAAAAGGTATCTTTAGCATAACCCAACTCTCTTACACGTTCCGGCCACGGCGAAGATCGAAACGGCTGTTTGACAAGCGTCCGAAGTACAGTCATGCCCTTAAGGCCCTCGCGATTCGGGAGGGCAAAATTTACATTGTCGAAACTCCCGAGCTGAGCATTCAAAACACACCGGTTTATCTGGATGTCGAGGGGCTACCGGACCGCGATTTCTATTACCTGATCGGCGTTCGTTTCAAAACGGCTCAAGGGTTCGTCCAGCATAGCCTCTGGGCTGACGATGCGGATGCAGAAAAGAAAATCTGGACCGATTTTCTGCAGATTCTGTCAGGAATTCCAGACCCGGTCCTGATACATTACGGCCACTACGAATCTACGTTTCTATCCCGGATGCGTGAACGATACGGTGGACCGCCCAAAAGCTCGGCGTCGGCCAAAGCCATCAACGCAGCCGTCAATCTGGTGTCCATTATCTTTGCCCGCGTTTACTTTCCTACCTACTCCAATGGGCTCAAGGACATCGCTTCTACCCTTGGGGCTCGGTGGCGAGTTCCCGATGCTTCTGGCCTTCAGGCCATCGTCCAGCGATACCGCTGGGAGCACGAGCACCTGCCGGCCCTGAAAGATCAATTAATCGCCTACAACGAAGATGACTGCACTGCCTTGAGCGTGCTGGCGGACCACCTTACAACGCTCGTGCATGAATCGAAAACTCGCACCGATGTGGATTTTGCTGATGCGCCAAAACAGACTGCTACCGAGTGCGGAGCCGAATTGCATCGGGCTTTCGAAGGATTGTTAAGATCCGCTCACTGGAACTACTCACAGAAAAAACTGCGGTTCCGTGATGCACAAACCGGCACGCGCGTCCGTTCAAGGCAAATCGGACGGCGCATATCCAGAAAAGGCAAGCTATCCAAAGCCAAAGGGCGTTTGGTTTCGGTTCCACGCAAGCGAAAATGCCCCGAGCATCCCGCGCAGGCTTTGAGGCCATCAAAACGGGTCGCCACGCGATCCCTGCTCGATCTCGTACTGACCAAAAGCGGGTTCAGAAAAGTTGTCATGCGGTACGTCGGAAGAAGAGCCTATTGCCCCCTGTGTCACAAAGCGTATTTGCCACCCGCCCTCGAGCGCTCACGCAATCAGATCTATGGTCGCGGGTTGCAGGCCTGGGCGGCGTATCAGCGGGTAGCCCTCCGCTTGTCCTACCGACTCATCGCAAAGGCGACCCAAGATTTTTTTCACGAACGCATCGAGCCAGGGGTCATCGAAACCCTGGTGAATCAGTGTTCAGATCGATACGCGCCGGCAGAGGCGTTGTTGCTTCGTCAACTCCTTCAGAGCCCAGTGATCCACGTGGACGAAACCAAAATGAGCATCCTTGGCGTTCATCAGTTTGTGTGGGTCATAACGGATGGAAGCCGCGTGATTTTCCGTCTTACGGAAACTCGAGAAACCGACTTCCTGAAACAACTGCTCGCAGGGTTTAGCGGCACCCTGGTTTCCGACTTTTACTGCGGGTACGACAGTTTACCCTGGCGGCAACAAAAATGCCTCGTCCATCTTATAAGGGATCTGAACGATGACCTATGGAAGAACCCGTTTGACGTCGAGTATGAGCAGTTCGTGTCTGCCGTGCGTGACCTGCTTGGCCCAATGCTTGAAGACGTCCAGCGCTTCGGCTTGAAGGCGATCCATTTGCGAAAGCACCAGAAGCAGGTGGAGCGTTTTTATAAGCAGCGGATTGGCGAGGGTTCTGGGTATCACGAACTCACCGCCAAATACCAGAAACGATTCGAGCGGTACCGAAACTCGCTTTTCTGTTTTTTGGACGATGATGGGATTCCCTGGAACAACAACGCCGCGGAGCGGGCGCTACGTCACTTGGCGGTACAACGCAAGATTTCCGGTGCCTTTTCGGAGCAGGGGGCCCGCCGTTACCTTCGCATGCTTGCCATCGCGCAGACGTGCCGGTTTCAGAATAAGTCGTTTTTGAATTTCCTATGGTCGGGCCGTGCTGATGTGGACAAATATGAGGATGGGCCAATGGAAGGGAGGGGTCCTCAGTGGCCCCGGTCCGTGTGA
- a CDS encoding 2OG-Fe(II) oxygenase: MADSSPQIAYNGELQPLAELLAGVKRPGDFYVSGSLVAPLPRLDIKGVGTISFPLPEAQAREVIGQAERAPYGKGEQTLVDPAVRKVWQVAPSKIRLSGTAWPATFETILARVTQGLGCQQAPVTAELYKLLLYDTGGFFVSHRDTEKTQGMFGTLVVVLPSLHRGGELVVRHAGREVSLELATQDVSQLNYAAFYADCEHEVRPVTGGNRLCLIYNLIQRRGGSRRSKALAAPDYDAEIAAAAKLLADWTKGPETAPKLVYLLEHQYSPAGLSFSGLKNADAARGRVLVQAAQRAGWAVHLGIVHIEETGPAELTGYDPYYDRSGWGRGYDEDEGEEDEAAEDDFEVVEISDSRQYLSNWVDLQDRAVDFGKIPLGAGELFPEGALDDEKPDEQRVMEATGNEGASFERAYRRAALVLWDKKRYAQVLLQAGASAALPYLRQRIQEWSSRPESSSERSRSWSQVASLARRIIDAWAAGPHSYRSYLRDKKQAGKRVEMLELLDGTRDADLIGRFIEKVVVPQYDGGENAQLVACSRLLEPPKAAELFSALVQTHMPRLHGACVDLLSRLVSNQGRKPAPGLLAANRKIAGSTVKALSKINLRKEASPHAEREEDEDWEDDDEWGDEEVEGQEELKPVEANSVATLFDALRQLEAPKLGDAAAASLMADPETYAPDTVLVPALSRLHQQHGAKAADAAFWRLWKHAAEFLLARSEFPPREPTDWAQPVNLACRCADCRELQAFAEDPVRQVHRLRVRKDRRRHLHRVIDHYKLDMTHQTERVGSPQTLVCTKTRWTYEKRRQQYAQDIRHFKTLAAIAEKFPKKHQRLLDRMRQAIGRAGR, encoded by the coding sequence GTGGCCGATTCATCACCCCAAATCGCCTACAATGGCGAACTGCAGCCGCTGGCGGAGCTTCTGGCGGGAGTAAAACGACCCGGGGATTTTTACGTCAGCGGTTCCCTGGTGGCACCCCTGCCGCGGCTGGACATAAAGGGCGTCGGTACCATTTCGTTTCCGCTGCCCGAAGCACAGGCACGAGAAGTCATTGGGCAGGCCGAGCGGGCGCCCTACGGCAAAGGCGAGCAGACCTTGGTCGATCCTGCGGTTCGAAAGGTCTGGCAGGTGGCGCCAAGCAAAATTCGGCTCAGCGGAACGGCGTGGCCGGCAACCTTTGAAACCATCCTGGCGCGAGTCACCCAAGGCCTGGGCTGCCAGCAAGCGCCCGTCACTGCCGAACTCTATAAGCTGCTGTTATACGATACGGGCGGCTTCTTCGTTTCGCACCGGGATACCGAAAAGACCCAGGGCATGTTTGGCACGCTGGTGGTCGTTTTGCCGTCGCTGCACCGCGGCGGCGAACTGGTGGTGCGCCATGCCGGACGAGAGGTCTCGCTGGAGTTGGCGACTCAAGATGTTTCGCAACTGAACTACGCGGCCTTCTATGCCGATTGCGAGCACGAGGTTCGTCCTGTCACGGGGGGTAACCGGTTGTGCCTGATCTACAACCTCATCCAGCGGCGCGGGGGTAGCAGGCGATCCAAAGCCTTGGCTGCGCCGGACTATGACGCCGAGATTGCCGCCGCGGCCAAACTGCTTGCGGACTGGACAAAGGGCCCCGAGACGGCGCCGAAACTCGTTTACTTGCTGGAGCACCAATACAGCCCGGCCGGGTTGTCGTTTTCGGGTTTGAAGAACGCCGACGCGGCCCGGGGCAGGGTCCTGGTTCAGGCGGCTCAACGCGCCGGCTGGGCGGTTCATCTGGGCATTGTCCATATCGAAGAAACGGGGCCCGCCGAGCTGACTGGCTACGACCCCTACTATGACCGGTCCGGGTGGGGCCGGGGCTACGACGAGGACGAAGGGGAAGAAGACGAGGCAGCCGAAGACGACTTCGAGGTGGTCGAGATCAGTGACTCCCGGCAATACCTCAGCAACTGGGTGGACTTGCAGGATCGGGCGGTGGATTTTGGAAAAATTCCGCTCGGGGCGGGTGAACTGTTTCCTGAAGGGGCGCTAGACGACGAAAAGCCCGACGAACAACGCGTCATGGAGGCCACCGGCAATGAGGGGGCGAGCTTCGAGCGGGCCTATCGTCGGGCAGCCCTCGTCCTCTGGGACAAGAAGCGATACGCCCAAGTTTTGCTGCAGGCGGGAGCGAGCGCGGCCCTCCCCTACCTGAGGCAACGCATCCAGGAATGGTCTAGCCGACCCGAAAGCTCTTCGGAGCGCTCCCGATCGTGGTCACAGGTGGCGTCCCTGGCACGACGCATCATCGATGCGTGGGCCGCCGGCCCGCATTCTTATCGAAGCTATCTGCGCGATAAAAAGCAGGCGGGCAAACGCGTCGAAATGCTCGAGCTTCTGGACGGCACACGAGATGCCGACCTGATCGGGCGTTTCATCGAGAAGGTGGTGGTGCCTCAATACGACGGGGGCGAAAACGCGCAGTTGGTGGCCTGCAGCCGGTTGTTGGAACCGCCAAAGGCAGCTGAGCTCTTCTCCGCGCTCGTGCAGACACACATGCCTCGATTGCACGGCGCCTGCGTGGACCTGCTGAGCCGGTTGGTGAGCAACCAGGGCCGCAAGCCTGCGCCGGGCCTGCTCGCGGCAAACCGGAAGATCGCGGGCTCGACGGTGAAGGCGCTCTCGAAGATTAACCTTCGTAAGGAGGCATCCCCACACGCGGAACGGGAGGAGGACGAGGACTGGGAGGATGATGATGAATGGGGGGACGAGGAAGTGGAGGGGCAGGAAGAGCTCAAACCCGTTGAGGCAAATTCAGTCGCCACCCTTTTTGACGCGCTCCGGCAACTGGAAGCGCCGAAGCTCGGTGACGCCGCCGCCGCGAGCCTGATGGCCGATCCGGAGACCTATGCGCCGGACACGGTGCTGGTGCCGGCGCTTTCCCGTCTACACCAGCAGCACGGCGCCAAAGCCGCCGATGCGGCTTTCTGGCGCTTATGGAAGCATGCGGCGGAATTTCTCCTGGCGCGCAGTGAGTTTCCACCCCGGGAGCCCACCGATTGGGCTCAGCCGGTTAACCTGGCTTGCCGCTGTGCCGACTGCCGCGAATTGCAAGCCTTCGCAGAAGATCCCGTACGCCAGGTTCACCGACTTCGCGTCCGCAAAGATCGCCGCCGGCACCTGCATCGGGTCATTGACCATTACAAATTGGACATGACGCACCAGACCGAGCGCGTTGGATCGCC